cttaatGTAGTTTAAacgtttcaaaataaatattttacactaaatatagttaagaaaaattctcttaaaacctttttttcttggaagaaaaatattaagtccatttcaaattttagttatttgttaataaaacaGCATGgaacttttataataatgaaaatataaaaaaaaatattattaacctATCTGTTGTATCTCccccaaataaaataatacaagtaATAGTTTGCCTCAAAGAACTTGGTTGTCAAAGGACTTGGCCCATTATcgattgttagtttgttattaATCTCACTCCTATTACTCCTAGCCCCTACTAAGGAGCTTACACTTTTACAAATTGTCCTTCCCACAGAATTACGGTTCCATGGTGGGTCATGCACTGTACAACCATAATTTcattcattcttataattttcttgTAAGTGACTTTAATTAAACAAGTTTCGTGTTTAAAACTAATATGTCATGAATTAAATAAGAGATCATTGTAGAACTTATAAAACTTAGGAACTAatttagaacaaaaaaaaaagagattattcCTATATTGTAGACTATTTTAAAAAtgcaaattacaaattaatcttcttttttttcaatttgagtcATTAGAACTCCCTTCCTCAATCTTGAACACCTAACCCGTTAGAGGTGGGTAAACAGGTTCATGATTATGAACCGGTCCATGGGACCCAGGGTACCACGATTTGTGTGGCCCGtggactaattttttaaaaaaatgcatgactATACAGGATTCTGCCTGATCCCCTGCCAATGCGCCAGCTTAACCACCCCAAACAACCATCCCACATTCTCATTTAAAATCCAGTGCATCCTCTGAACTCCTCCCCCAATTAAAACAACCCAAACACAATCAACACTTTTTCCTCTCCATTACAACTAATTTGGCCATTTCTCTGTTTGCCTTTTAGTTAATTTGTGCTTTTAATTTagccatgattttttttttaatttaccccTCAATTTCTCGcaagaaaaaacatttaaaaacatGGGATATATTTAAGGCACGATTAATTGTTTGTAAGGTTTGAATTTGAAATCATCCATGGCAGGTTCATTGCACGAGGACGACAATGAAATCTCATAGAAGATAGTGGTGACATTGTTCAAGGCTAAATtgatttttgccttttcctctaATGTTGGGTGATGCCATTTTTTAGAAGTTTCTTGTTGAGTTCTTGAGTGAGTCTATGCGtaattgttttttacttttcctCTAATGTTGGGTGATGCACATAACCTGCATATGTACAAGTTGTTTTCGGTGGTGAAAGGAAAGGTAGATACGACGTCGTTTGCAATGGGAAGTTGTGATGCACATAACCCCTTTTTTTCAATTCGAGTCTAACAAGTCTTTTTTTCAAACACCTTACATACTTATTCCTATCATCCACCATATCACACATTACTCTCAATACTTACTCAAAACCAGTTTAACAGAGGAAAAAACACTCAAGCCTAACCCGAATTCCTCCCTAATTGAACCCACAACTTCCTAGTGCAAACTGCATTGTATCCACCTTTCCCTTTCAGCaccaaaaagtcaaaaacttatACGAATCCAAGTGTTATCTATCTCCCAGTAATGACGAAAAGTGCAAGAAGCAATTAAACGCAGAATTTTCACCTCAACAAGGAACTTCACTGAACCTTATCATTCGAGCCTCCAACAATGTAATCACCATCTTCTACGAGACTCCATTGTCAAGTAAGAACCGGCCTACCATGGATTTGAATTCACATACACAACCCATTGTTTTTGTTCCACCACCTGCATTCACAAATAAAAACTTGACACCAATGACCCATGCCAAATCAAGGGCCATAAACGTCAAATCCGAGCATGCATCATTGTCTCCATGGATTCTCCCACAAACCAACTCGAGGGCCATAGTTCGATGATTACACATTTTGAAATCATTCTGACAGACGATGCTCAGAATAATGTTTAGAGCTCAAGGCTCTGgcaaatttatttatcttattttgaaATTCAGATTCTTCAAACTATCAGTTTGTTCCAAGAAATTCTACTTAATTGCTAGTCATATTTATGTGGCCTTTTTGGAAAATGAAGCTCACAGATGCATTGAAATAAACTATGGTGCAGCTTATCTGCATTAGCTTTTGGAGAATCATAGATTATAAACTGCATGATCTGGTATACACAAGGATTTCTTTTATAGTACTTCAAAATGGAAAAGTGTTTGGTGTTCAGGATCAGAAAAATGCTAAAAGGAAGTAAAATCATGTGAAAaacacttaattatatatattgctAGCAATGGGTTACAATTGAAACCAAACTTCACCTGTAATTCATTTGGGAGTAGGGGGAGCGGGGTAGGCCATTATCATTGGCATAATACTATATATTGAAGCTGCTTGAGTTCTTTTCCAGGTGCTGAAGTAGCAGTTGCTTCAAAATTACAATTCTGTCAGACTCGTATTTTGAACTATATCAGACTGTTGACCCCACTTTATGATACCTTTCGAGAAAGGTTCTTCATGCCATAACCAATACACTTTAGAAAAACCGACTGTGAGTTTGGATCTGGTTTGATAATAAACTTCAAATCAAGAAAATCCCTTAGGTTTCTGAGAGTTTCAACTCCATGCTGCGAAAGTTTTCCTACACGAACCTTGGAAACATCTTGAGGGCATAGAGCACATAGAAGAAATAACAAACCCTATAAaccaaaacattaaaaaatatattaggtaAGCCAAAGTTCCACAGATGGAAGCAATTTTCATCTTACTAGTCCTACAAATCCAGGTGCAAgacaataaaattgaaatagcTACTTATTTCAGCACCAAAGAATAGAATTTGAGTCGTAAAACTTCcagggagggtacatctctgCTGCatgttctcttttcttttcctttttttctaccTGTTCCATAGCTTTTCATCTCTactatctaaaaaaatttaagtctaTATTCTCTCTCTTTTACCAGTATCAGTCAACCAGGGTAATAGTTTTATGTTTGTTAAGAAGCTTTCATCCATAATTATGAGTTTAATACCAGTATCAATCATTTGGTAAAGAACCATTAAAGGGGATGAAACTGCTAATAAACTAACCTGATGTGTTGAATCTACCACTCCACTTTGAGCTATCTCCCCTAGTAAAGCACTAGCAATCCCCACACCAATATCATCTGGCGGCATTAAGTCTCGTTTCGCATCATCTGCAAGGCCAGAAGTATCGTCATCCCTCACTTGAGAAACAGCAGTGTCTACAGAAATGAAACAACCAGACGTAGTTTCCGCAACCAGAGAAATCCCATATCCAGGAGAGCTGCAACAGCAAATGACAAATAAAAGGAATTACAATTTAATACAATACAATATGACTTACACTTTTCTACCAAATATATTTCcacaattcaaatttaaatattcaacaATTTCCACTGAATGGAAGGAATCATACTTACTTTCCAGCCTCAGGACCTGATCTGTGATCAGAGAAAATGTGCACATCAGAAACCAGCGGATTGATGATTCCACGGGCAGCTTTAATCATGCCATATTCAAACTGAACAGACACTCTTGTTGAAAAAGAAGTTCCCCTAATTTTCCTCACAAAACCCTCATCAATCCAACTAACCGCCTGTTGGAAAGAACATACATATATAaggcattaaaaaaatttaaattaaccatcaaatcaaattatcaAAAATTCAGAAACTTACCGTTAGACTCTGAACAACAGGAACAGACAAAAGAACTTCACCACCACCATTGGGAGGTAATCCACGACTCTCTACTTTAATCTCCAAGCCTTCAGATGGAACTCCAAAGCGCTTCAATATAGGTAAAGTCGTTGACTTGAAGGTATCAACAGATGGATCTTTAGAATCATTTGTAATTCCTGTGCGAAcagttttttttagatttaaagtttaaaccacCACAATATCTTCGTTTTTCTACATAAATAGGAAGTAGAATACAATTACTATTATACCTTTGAGCCTGATAGTAAGGGGCTGCTTggcaaacaaacacaacacaaTGAGTGGCTCCAGAAAGTAACCAATGGACCGTGAGACGCCGCAATCGTGTGCACTGTGTTGTCTGCCACCCATAATAGTTCCCGGTTTGTACTTTAATTTGGTACCTGCCCAAACCAAACAGAATGAATAATCAAACGGTCGTTGGTTCGAATCCCCTCGCTAACATTCTAATATGAAACTAAGAAACAAGAAACATAAGATTTGGcgataaataattaagaaaatggtTACCGGTTTCGTTGATTTCGACGTGGCAATCGTCGCAGACGGTTTCGAAGAGTCGGAGGAGAGAAATTTCGTGGTTGCGGAGGCCGGGCCATGTCTCGTCGGCGCGAATGTCCTCGATGAGAATGGGAGTGGAGGAGAGAGTAGAGAGAAGAAGGCGTTGCCTGAAGCTCTGGCTTCCCTTCAGCCTCTTGTAAGCCGTTTTCCCCATTCTGTGCAGCAACTCAAACTCACTCGTGCCAACTTTATCAAGCTGCACATATTTATACGGACGGTTTTCGGGTTCAGACTCggtctatttttttgttgtaggGTTTCTAAAGTGTGACTCAATCTGGGCCAGTCGCCCATTCTTATTGGTCCCAACACTATTGCTATTTGTCCCTTTCAACTggctcaattttatttttctaaagatACCCTTTCCacataatcatgtttttttacgtgaaaatgtgttttcattttatattttgttcgcACCCCGCACTATAATGGAAACATGATTCTCTATACAAATTTTGAAACGGAATTACGATTCCATTTTAGATTTTGAACAcggaatcacaatttcatttttttttgttttaactttaaataaaaaaacaaggaaaacaTGATTCTgcgtataaaatataaaaggaaaacatgatTTTGTTTCAGATTTTATACGCAAAATAAGAAAAGATTTGGTTCGATGAATGGGAAAAGAAAGGGTGCAATGGGTTTGAATTAAGGGGCAAAATTATCTCTCCATGAGCTTTAAAAGTTGATAAGGGTCCATAGCAATTATTGTTGGAGTCAATAACAACTCTTTGTTTGGTTTCTCAAGGAATTGGACTTCAAACAATTACTAATGGCCCAAGCCTTATATGCTGAAGGGAGTTGATATTGGCATCAACCAAAATTGTTGTTGACTCTTACAAAACTTTAAAatccctaaaaaaaattattttatccctTTGTTCAAACAGTCTATTCCTCCTTCTGTCTCCTTCCTCCTACATGTGCCCCTTTCTTTTCACCCAATGTTAAATGcacaacaaaaacacaattacactgatatttattgaaatacacaatagaattatatttttattttatattcttaaaacaataaacaaatagaTAATGTGAATATGATTTTATTGTGatcttcatatttttgttttgttttttttttgtttttatgattttttatcagTTATAAATGtaagttactttttttaaaataatcaaattaattgtgatataatttatcatttttaatagtaCTTAGTATCTTTTTGGCTAAAATGTAATGCTTgtttctctaatttttaaaattcgtgACTTTGGTCCctgaattttaattgtaatgttTGGTCTCCCTCCCCAAGTCTTATAAAGCGGTGATTTTGGTCTTCCAGATAGAcgattaacaaataatttagaTTAGTTTAGGTATTAAGATAATTATGAATTAACCAAagctattaattattaaaaaatgaataaaaattattaatcataatttcCCATAACACTATATTCCTCTTCTTCTCCACAAACACTTCTTCAACCTCCTCCACTATCGCACGTGACAAATAGATAGTAATACCACATTAGGATTAATagtcttttattaaattttttaatgatttataatttttaattaatttaatatctctAATAGTCTTTTATGATACTAAGGGAACtaaatgttacaattaaaaataaaggaaatcaaaatcatggatttgaaaaattaaaaaactaaaattacaatttaacctaTTTCTAATattagaattaaattaattggaTACAAGTTATCATTTATaaagataatcaaattaattattataagaattaagtttattacaattaaaaaagtaatttatgtcatcattaatttaaatataatttatgtaataattaatttaattactattaaaaaaataatatgtgtcatcattaatataatttgtataaaaattaatttaagttaaaaagataACTTATTTGTTACAATTCGTAAAAAAATACCTAACGGTATAAAAAGGATCGGAGGtactatttaataataaaaaatttcaactctTATGTGTGATAAAAAAACGTATTCCAAAatcattgttattttaaatttttaatataatattaactattttttatttatattccttataatattaattatatgatctatgaaaacaaaaaaaaaataatgagaataagattaattttgtaaaattattattattttttatttatttaatgattttccaTGAATGAGACAAAATAACATAAAGATATTAatacatataataattaattttaaaagttttacatataataattaatgaatataacatttaataataacattaaagattattatttattacatataattaataaaatattcaatactAACATGAAGTCAATTTTACTTCTGTACATAAATTTAATCAACATACATTGCGTATTATTTAACAGTAAGAATTTTCAACTCTTTTGTTGACATTATTCTTGACAATTCAATATACTAATACTtgcatttagtttttataagaGTAACAAGGAATTCATTTATAAAACATGTACAAaagatttgtatttttttaacaaaacaaaaaaaaaatatttagtaacatAGAGATATTAATacatttataagttataacaaacaatatatttttcttggGACGGCAGCAAACAATATCTTGGAACGACATATCAAAAACTTTATAAAGTTATATTGGACAacatatttttaactattttttacttttttattaaggGAAAAACTCATTTGattgtttgataaataattttttttttatttttaatgttttttgaaatattatttgaagtaaccctttttaaaatattaccttctaatttttattttttttatattttatttcacttttattattgatatatttatttaaattttttattgtctttcttaaataaatcataattttattatttttatattattttacatttttcaacttttaattgttaattttatcaaatacttttaatttaataagttatttttttaatttttagttactaGCTTGTCTATATGTTTcagttaacttttaaattaattttatcaaacataacctatatcaatttcttcataagtattattaataatatgtgttggcaaacatttttttaactaatttctaactttattattaactaaaagaTCTTGTTTGATCATATTATTAGTGTttgataaataactttttttaacaacttgtaaatttttttaagacattatttaattttaggttCTTGGttcttacattttatttttttatttttgttctatttactatatttattttattttattataataacattGTAATTCAAGATATTGATAATTGACTAGTAGGATAATACTAATAtgtaatcatattttatattgatattatcATACCAatcaacataataataaaaatataatgtctgcttaaaagtatattattttagtttagtttAGAATTGATGGagaatatttaagaaataatataagattaatagtagaatgtaatttatgaaaaaaaataataactaaaaattgtaattataataacttatctttatataaaactataataattaaaaatatttttttagccttgcataaaattaaattaaaatttatataagaatataaatatgtctatttttattattttatatttcttaactacttcaataaataattttatcgaATATCTATGATTAAATAAGCTAGTTTAAAATAGTTTGCAgcaattattaacttttttaacttttaattgattttttggcttttagttaaTTGTTTACCTACATttgacaaacataatttaatccacataattaaaaagttactttTCGAACATCGTCTAATGCAAACATAACCTACTTTTGTGAGAACACATTTTTATGGCAATCCCATACATCTATGTAACATTCACGGCTACAGAAACACGTTTTATATCAATTTTGGAAGACATTTTACATTGATTCCAAATTCAATGTAGTATAACGCGATGTTAAATGTAGGAAAGATTCTGCATATATCACAAAACAGATGCAGAATCCCCAATTTCTACATCAATTCCTCCAAATTCTCCAATCCAAATAACTAGGACATATATGAATATTGAGAAAGTGTAAAAGTATAAAGAAGTAACCTTCTATGTTAAAGCATGTGAAATTGATCTAGATGTTTGATTTGTTGGATTGGAGAATGGTGAAAATTTGATTTCCGATAAAACTAAAGTTGTTTGACATTATGTTTCAAGGTAGAGAAGGATAGGACTATCCTAGAAATTGAGGCTACAAATTATAACAAAACTAGTCTTCGAATAACAAGCACTAGAATTGCAGAATGCTTATATACGACATGATCATGATCAGGGGCGAAACCAAAATAAAGTGCAAGGGGGAAAATCTTTATCGcaatataagtaaaattacCAATAACGAATTTCATTAATCGTTTaaatttagactaattaatgaaGAACAAAAGATCATATATCAAATGAAAGTAAATA
The nucleotide sequence above comes from Glycine soja cultivar W05 chromosome 11, ASM419377v2, whole genome shotgun sequence. Encoded proteins:
- the LOC114377037 gene encoding probable RNA 3'-terminal phosphate cyclase-like protein codes for the protein MGKTAYKRLKGSQSFRQRLLLSTLSSTPILIEDIRADETWPGLRNHEISLLRLFETVCDDCHVEINETGTKLKYKPGTIMGGRQHSAHDCGVSRSIGYFLEPLIVLCLFAKQPLTIRLKGITNDSKDPSVDTFKSTTLPILKRFGVPSEGLEIKVESRGLPPNGGGEVLLSVPVVQSLTAVSWIDEGFVRKIRGTSFSTRVSVQFEYGMIKAARGIINPLVSDVHIFSDHRSGPEAGNSPGYGISLVAETTSGCFISVDTAVSQVRDDDTSGLADDAKRDLMPPDDIGVGIASALLGEIAQSGVVDSTHQGLLFLLCALCPQDVSKVRVGKLSQHGVETLRNLRDFLDLKFIIKPDPNSQSVFLKCIGYGMKNLSRKVS